Sequence from the Pontibacter pudoricolor genome:
GATAGTTGGTCAATAACGTGGAGCGCCATCAACAATAGTGACAGTCTTAAAGAAGCCAAAAAGGATTTTAACCTGACTGACTCACAAATCACAGATATTCAAACTTGGGCGGACCAGAAATTTGAAGAAAAGAAAATAGGCTGGATAAATACTTTCTCCGATTACCATGTACTAAGCGAGTACAAGAGCAAGTTTTTCAGCAACGCTCAAGACTATCTGTTTCTTAGCATCAACTTTCCAGAAACAGAAAAAAATGATCTGTTGGAAGAGTTTAGTATCAAAGAGAAAGGTATAGGATCAATCGGACTTTGGGATAATCTAAACAGAAATATTCCAGAAGTAACTGACGAATCAGAAGTTGAGATTGGGTTCGACCTAATTGGGATAGAATTAGGTGGGGACTTTCATACCTTTCATTGCCATGACCTTGCTAGTGAATTGATTCAGAAATTCAATATTGAAATCAACCAGTACGGACTGATAGCTAGCGAAGATAATTGGGAGCAGATGGTTGAATATATGAACGATGAAGAAAATGGATTTGAGCCTGTTCCTTGGTTCTTTGTCAAGGTGAAAATGATAGACGAAAAGAAAAAGCATTTGCATAACAAGGCCTAAAAAACACAGCTGCCCTCGGGACAGCAGCGCTTTTTAGCCAAGACGTTGGCTATTAAGTATAAATAAGATATTTCTTTTGCATCCCAATGGTAACGAGAGAAACTAATCTAAAAGAAAGAAAAGGATTACACCAGATTAAACTGCATATATCATGAAATACTTGTTAGTTTTTTCTTTGTTAGCTGTTCTGGTTTCAGGCTGTGAAGTACCTGTATGCTGTGATCCTGGACCACCGAGATTTATGGCAGTTATTCAAACCAGTGAAGGTGTTGATTATCTAACCTCGCGTGCGGGTGAGCCTATCGACTTGTTTTATGAAGGGGAGAATGCACTTGATGAAAAGACGAATGCACAGCCTTTTACTTACTTGCAGGGTGGTACCACCAAATTGGAAGGGGTAAATGTCACCTCCCTTAGCATTCAAGGTATTAAAACGTTTTATCTAAAAGTAGGAAGCGATGTAGATACGCTTTATGTGGATGTAGATAAAAAAAGAAACTTTAAGTCTGTTCGTTTCAACGGGCATCCTGCCCAGGAGATCACCAGCCCCAAAGCAGGTTCTTACTGGCTGATGCAGAAAAAATAACAAAGCAAGGGTATACTCTACTGACTGAAGCATACCCTTGCTTTTACCTCAGTAATATTTATAAATAAGAAAGCAGGAAATTACTTCTGACAACCAAGTTCAGCATTAACCCTTGCTTCGCCTCGCCCATCGGCTGCACGAGAAACATTAAACATACAATAACCAAACCTGCAGCCCACAGAAAATATTTTTTCTGTGGGCTGCGTCTTTTTAGAAGTGGCTCCGTCTTCAGGGTGTAAAACGAAATAAAACACCTTAAACCAATAAGAGCCATGAAAAGATTTCACGTAAATGTTAGAGTAAAGAACCTGGAAGAATCAGTAGGTTTTTATACTGCCCTTTTTGCCACAGAGCCAACCGTACTGAAAGAAGATTATGCTAAGTGGATGCTGGAAGACCCGCGTATAAACTTTGCCATTTCGCTGCACCCTGAAAACGCAGGCATCGAACATTTAGGCATACAGGCAGAGAGTGAGGAAGAACTGTCCGAAGTATACGGTAACCTGAAAAAAGCAAAAGGAGCCATCCGCGAAGAAGGAAAATGCACCTGCTGCTATGCCAAATCCGAGAAGTCATGGATAACAGACCCACAGGGCGTGGACTGGGAAGCGTTTTATACCTTCGGTGAAGCTACTGTGTATGGCGAAGGAGCCAATGCACGCAAAACCGAAGCAGCTGTTTAGTACATCATAAAACTATAAAAAGTAAGGCGGCAGGTATATTTATACTTGCCGCTATTCCTGCTTTCAGTTAAATTGAGCCACCTATGCAAACCGAAACTACCGCACAAACTATAGTTACTGACCTGTTGCCGGAGCACTACCCGCAGGTTAAAGAGATTTACGAACTGGGCATGGCCACAGGCAACGCCACGTTAGAGACCAAAGCTCCTGAGTGGGCCGACTGGGATGCTAAATTTATGAAGAGCTGCCGCCTGGTGGCACTGCAAAACGGCAGGGTAGCAGGTTGGGCAGCTTTGTCTGCTGTGTCTGGTAGGTGTGTGTATGCCGGAGTGGCCGAGGATACTGTATATGTTCACCCGGATTTTAAGCAGCAGGGAATTGGTAAACTGCTGTTGCAGGAACTGGTGCGTCAGTCGGAGCAAGCTGGCATCTGGACTTTACAGGCAGGTATTATTAACGAGAACAAAGCAAGCATACACCTGCACGAGCAATGTGGGTTCAGAATAGTAGGCGTACGTGAAAAACTGGGCCAGCTACACGGCCAATGGCGCGATATCTGCCTGATGGAACGCCGGAGTAAGGTAGTAGGAGTTTAATTTAAACTATAGTTTGTATTTCTGGAAGTGTAAATCGGCTTATGGAATTTGTGATTTTTTTGCATCTTTAAAATAGAATCTGAACTACCTGCAAACTATAAACTGAACCATGGAAAACTGCTGCAACACTCCTGGACCAACTAAACTTTCTGCGGATAGCTGCTCGGCGGTAGCGCCTGTTTTCCTGGCTTACGAGGCCCAGCTAAAAGGCTTTGTGCAGAAGCGCATCCTGGATAAAGACGAAGCTAACGACATTCTACAGCACCTATACCTCAAGATCTACAAAAACTGCGAGCAGCTACCCGAAGTAAAGAACATAAAAGCCTGGCTCTACCAGATCACTCGTAACGCGGTATATGATTTTTTCAGGGAAAGCAGTCGCTACCAGACTATAGCTGAAGTAGAACTGGAAGAACTGCCCGACGACACCCGCCACGATGTAGAAGCCCTGGTAGAACCACTGATCAGTTTATTGCCTGAAGAATACGCCATAGCCCTGCGACTGAGCGAGCTGGAAGGAGTAAGCCAGAAAGAAATTGCTGAAAAGTTAGGCATTTCCTACTCCGGTGCAAAATCAAGAGTACAGCGTGGCCGCGAAAAACTGAAAGCCCTGTTTCTGGAATGTTGCCACCTGGAGTTCGGCCATGATGGCAGCGTCGTGTCCGCCACTATAAAAGAAAGCTGTAAGCCTCTGCAGGGGTTGAGTTAGTTATTAGTTGCTGGTTATAAGTATAGTGGTTTGATTAACCCACCCCTAACCCCTCCGGGGAGGGGAATAATCACCCAGTATAGCAGTGATTATGGCGTGAGCTTCCTCGCTCGTGTCGAACTATAGTTGGGTCTCTGGCCCAATAGTTTTAAACCAGCTCTGCTCTTTCAGATTTGCAATCCGACTGTTAGTAGCAATTAATTACCAGAGTATAAAGTCGGATTCCAAATCCTCGTAGTAAGTGTTTCGGGATTACAAATCCCGAAGAGCAACAGGCAGAATAGAATTCCCCTCCTGTTTTTAGGAGGGGTTAGGGGAGGTAATTCCCCTCCTGGAAGGGGTAGGGGTGGGTTAACCAAACCACGAGCTAAAACTTATACCTAACCTGCGCTTTCACATCAGACCTTCTTGATCCAACTATAGTTTCCAGTCCAGAGCCGATGGTATCAACATTTCTATAGTTGGTGATGCCGTATTTTACCCACACATCCAGGTCTCGGACTAACTGAAACTGCAGCAACGCATAAACCCGCGTGCCTCTGCCGCTTAGCGCCGGAATGGAGAATGCATACAGTACATCGCGCTCGTACACATACTGGCGGGTATCGTAACTGTCCGTATCAAAGATGGCATAGCGGGTACTTAGCCGGATATTTTTGAAACTATAGTTTATGTCTTGGGCTATGAGGTAACCGGTTTGCTTTGGAGCTTCGTGCGCATAACTGCTGAATTGTACACGACTTTTTAAACTGAGAGCTGGCGTTGGTGAGAATTCGTAGTAGAGTAAATAATTGCGGCGCAATGCTTGTGCCACATAATCTACTATCGTTGTGGTGTTGTTTGGGGCGTTCAGGCCTTTGCTTTCGGTCCGGAACTGGCCGTAGAGAGCGCTCTGGCGGTTGGGCTTAAAGTAAAGCCGCACCAGGTATTCGTCGCCGTAAGATGGGGCATCTACGCGGTACCGCAGCCACGGAAAGGTAAAGCGGTCGTAGTAGGCCGTTATTTCCCAGCGGGCTATGGGTTTAAGTTTGATGCCGGTGTAAAAACCACGCTCGTTAATGTTCCGGCTTCCTTCACCAAAAGCACCGCCATACAAACTATGGAAATCGCGTGAATAGTACCGGTACAACATAGCTACTTCGGCTTTGTTAGAGAGATTCGCGATCAAACCATTTACACTGCCCATGCCACCGCTTTTGCTCATAGCCGTTTCCCCGAACAGGTACACGTTTTGCCAGGTAAAACTATAGTTGGCGCCGGCGGTATAGTTGTTGCTACCGTTAAACTCGAATCGCTGGTAAGGGGCGTCCGTCTTTTTGATGGGCGAACTATAGTTGGTGCCGACAGCGGTAAAGCCAACTGTAAAAGCCTGTTTCTGGTACTGCAAACTGCTGCCGAATATCTGCTCCCGCACGCGGCCCTTGTTAGCCAGCTCAGTTGCTGTTCTGTGAAATCCGGAAGTCTGGATGCCGGTAAAGGATTCGCTGAAATCAGAGATGGTATCAGCTTGTAAATTTGCGTCGGTTCGTTTAGTGGAGTAGAAGTCGGTTATGTTCAGATTGTCTTTCAGTTTGTAAGTAACCGCCGCACCCCTGAAAAAGACAGACTCCAAAACTGAACTATAAGGCCGTATGCCCAGGTTTGCGCGGCTGAGCGTGGTTATCGTTTCGCTGCCCTTGCCCACGCTGTACCCCGACGACAACTGCAATCCCTGTCCGATCTGTAATTGATAATCGCCTATAGCTATAGTTTTGAACCTGCCTTTGTTGTAGAGCTGGAAATGTGCCGTGTAAAAATCGAACCCATAACGCCGTGTGTCGGGGTCCCAGGTAAACGCTTCTCCGGCATCTTTCTCGGCAGTTATGCCTAAACTATAGTCCTGAGCCACACTGTTGCGGTAACGCATAAATATCTTGTCGGGCGAACCCAGGTAGCGGCTCTGCGACCGGCTACTGCTATCAACCGAACTATAACCGCGACGTTGCTGCAATGTCCGTTCGTAACGGATTATAAGGGCGTTGTTGTCTTCCCCGATCATTCGTTGCCAAAGCGGGCGCGTATCAGCATACAAGCCAGCATCATCCACTTTAACAAATGGCAGCAACTGGTAAATGGTGATCATGTCGAAACCAGGGATGGCCTGCAGTTCGTAAATGCTGAGGAGCTTGCCGTTGTCCTGGATGTGCTGGAAAAACGAAGCGATCTGCGGGCGTGAGAGTATAAACAGCGAAGCCAGTTCTTCGGGTGTGGTATTGTTAAGGTCGATGGGTTGCTGGTAATACTGGAAAAGTGTTTCGTACAGGTCTTCGTAAGAAATGTTCTCATCTTCCTGCTGCGAAAAAAGCTCCTGTACAAACAGGTCGAAATCTATCGTTTGGCGCGGGTAATTCTGAGCTTGTACCTGCGAGATAATGCAGAAAATCAGCAACAGTACAACTATAGCCCGCATCATATTACAGTGAATTTACAGGGGTTGAAACTATAGCCGCCCTCCCGAAACTATAGCTTACCGACAAATGGTGGCTGTTGCCCAGGTGCGTGGCATTGCCGAAGGCATAATCAACTATAAACTGCCGGGCCACAAAGCCGGCGCCAAAGTTGAGCGTGTTAGTAAGCGACTGAAAACCACTGCGAAGTATGAATTTATCTGGAAGCAGCTGATACTCGATGCCAGCTTTAAATGTGGCGTTATGGTCGATGCTTTTTTCGGTTTCGGCTAACAGTAAAAGCTTTTTGTAAGGTGTGTAGCTAATGCCGGCTTTCATAATGGTGGGTAACCGTTCGTCTTCGAAGTCAGAGAGTTTTGCCTGGTTCAGGTTGTATGCGTGTGCACCGAAGTAAAGGCCCGGCACAATTTCGGCCTGCCCGCCTAGAGCTATAGTTGCCGTTTTGCGACTGCCGTAGCCTTGCACTGTTACCTGCCAGATGTCGGCTTTTACACCCAAACTAAATTGACCTAGTTTATGGGCAGCGCCCAGCCCGATGTGTTGCCGGTTGTATAGTTCGTCGCCAAACCTGCTCAGGCTAATGCCATACACGCCATATTTTGAAGTTGGATAAACACCCAGAAGCGCTACGGTTGTAAATGCCCGTACACCAAATCGGTTCTCGGCATAAGCTCCGGCTTGTGGTTGCGTGAGCCCGGCCATGCCAGCTACGTTGTTGTGTAGCGCCCAAAGGTCGGGTATGGTTACGGAGGCGTTGCCAAGTGCGGCGGCTCGGGCACCAAACGGCACATCAGCTTGCGCCTTTACAAGGAAAGGGAACAGGAGAAAAAGGCAATATAAACTATAGCGCAGTAAAGCTATCCCATCCGTAAGGCTTTAACAGTTAGTGAAATAGGGCTTACGGAAGGATGTTAATTAAGTTAGAATTTAAGGTTTATGATGCTGGGGATTTGTATATCAGGATTTGCAGGATTTAAAAGAATGTAGAGACGCAATACTTTGCGTCGTTTTTGTCTGAATCAGGATTTACAGGATTTAAGGATTAGCAGGATGCTTATCGTAATTTATGCTTGCTCCTCCTGCTTAACCTGGCGCCGGTATCCCATTGGTGCCGCACAGTGGGCGCGAGTCTCCGGACGCGCTGGGCTATAGTTGCAGCGTAAAGGCCAATCCTGAGCCAGACCTATAGTTCTATAGCGGAGACGCAAAATATTGCGTCTCTACCATCCGCCAAAATCCCATTAATCTACGGTTCAGACATTCTTACTCCAGCCTAATCCTTAAATCTTAAAGATCTTAATTCTAGTCCACCACCACTTCATCCACAAACAGCCATGCAGTTTTGCCGGCGGAGCGGTGGTTTGGCGGGCAGACTTTAATATTTCGCGCCACTACTTTCACGAAACGGGCTTTAACAGGAGTAAGCTCAGCGGTAAATGTTTGTGTAAAAATGCCGCCTTTTAACGGGTCAGTGGTGTTGGCTATAGTCTTAACGGTTTTGTACTTTTTACCATCTTCCGAAACAAAAAACTCGAGCTGCGTTGGCAGGAAAATATTGGCCAGCATGTTCTGTAAATGTGAGCTGCTGATGCGGTTTATAGTTTTGGTTTGCTCTAAGTCGATTACGGTTTCGAAGTCGGTGCCGGAAAAGCCGAGCCACTGGCCATCCGATTGGTTTAGCGAGCCGCTTAACCCATTAACTATAGTTGCGCCGCCCATTGCCGGGAAATAACGGCTGGGGTTGTTCTGTAATTTTGATGGTCGTGCAAAGGCATTATGTATAGTCAGGGTGATAGTGGTTGGTTCGTCCATCAGTTTGCCATCCATAAAGGACGCCGCTTTTATAGTTGCCGACTTGTTAACTGTAAATGGCCTGGTGTAAAGTTGAGATGCTGTGGTAGGAGCGGAGCCATCCAATGTGTAAAACACCTGCGTGCCGGCGGCATCCGACGTAAAA
This genomic interval carries:
- a CDS encoding ArsI/CadI family heavy metal resistance metalloenzyme; translated protein: MKRFHVNVRVKNLEESVGFYTALFATEPTVLKEDYAKWMLEDPRINFAISLHPENAGIEHLGIQAESEEELSEVYGNLKKAKGAIREEGKCTCCYAKSEKSWITDPQGVDWEAFYTFGEATVYGEGANARKTEAAV
- a CDS encoding GNAT family N-acetyltransferase; translation: MQTETTAQTIVTDLLPEHYPQVKEIYELGMATGNATLETKAPEWADWDAKFMKSCRLVALQNGRVAGWAALSAVSGRCVYAGVAEDTVYVHPDFKQQGIGKLLLQELVRQSEQAGIWTLQAGIINENKASIHLHEQCGFRIVGVREKLGQLHGQWRDICLMERRSKVVGV
- the sigZ gene encoding RNA polymerase sigma factor SigZ, encoding MENCCNTPGPTKLSADSCSAVAPVFLAYEAQLKGFVQKRILDKDEANDILQHLYLKIYKNCEQLPEVKNIKAWLYQITRNAVYDFFRESSRYQTIAEVELEELPDDTRHDVEALVEPLISLLPEEYAIALRLSELEGVSQKEIAEKLGISYSGAKSRVQRGREKLKALFLECCHLEFGHDGSVVSATIKESCKPLQGLS
- a CDS encoding ComEA family DNA-binding protein, with product MMRAIVVLLLIFCIISQVQAQNYPRQTIDFDLFVQELFSQQEDENISYEDLYETLFQYYQQPIDLNNTTPEELASLFILSRPQIASFFQHIQDNGKLLSIYELQAIPGFDMITIYQLLPFVKVDDAGLYADTRPLWQRMIGEDNNALIIRYERTLQQRRGYSSVDSSSRSQSRYLGSPDKIFMRYRNSVAQDYSLGITAEKDAGEAFTWDPDTRRYGFDFYTAHFQLYNKGRFKTIAIGDYQLQIGQGLQLSSGYSVGKGSETITTLSRANLGIRPYSSVLESVFFRGAAVTYKLKDNLNITDFYSTKRTDANLQADTISDFSESFTGIQTSGFHRTATELANKGRVREQIFGSSLQYQKQAFTVGFTAVGTNYSSPIKKTDAPYQRFEFNGSNNYTAGANYSFTWQNVYLFGETAMSKSGGMGSVNGLIANLSNKAEVAMLYRYYSRDFHSLYGGAFGEGSRNINERGFYTGIKLKPIARWEITAYYDRFTFPWLRYRVDAPSYGDEYLVRLYFKPNRQSALYGQFRTESKGLNAPNNTTTIVDYVAQALRRNYLLYYEFSPTPALSLKSRVQFSSYAHEAPKQTGYLIAQDINYSFKNIRLSTRYAIFDTDSYDTRQYVYERDVLYAFSIPALSGRGTRVYALLQFQLVRDLDVWVKYGITNYRNVDTIGSGLETIVGSRRSDVKAQVRYKF
- a CDS encoding PorV/PorQ family protein, which gives rise to MPFGARAAALGNASVTIPDLWALHNNVAGMAGLTQPQAGAYAENRFGVRAFTTVALLGVYPTSKYGVYGISLSRFGDELYNRQHIGLGAAHKLGQFSLGVKADIWQVTVQGYGSRKTATIALGGQAEIVPGLYFGAHAYNLNQAKLSDFEDERLPTIMKAGISYTPYKKLLLLAETEKSIDHNATFKAGIEYQLLPDKFILRSGFQSLTNTLNFGAGFVARQFIVDYAFGNATHLGNSHHLSVSYSFGRAAIVSTPVNSL